TCGGCTTTGTCCTGCTCGCTAACGTCGTCCGACATCATCAGCGTAAGCCATGAGGCGGCGGCGTAGGCGCTGTCCCGGCCGATTGCTTGCTCGTTTTGGTCAATGAAAGGGCGTGAGGTCATTAGTTTATCGCGAAGAAGCAGTGAAGATTGGCGCGCTGGAGATATTGCTTAACGGAGCTGCTGGAGACCCGCAGGCGCTCGGCGATATCGCAATAACGCATTCCCTGGAGATGCGCCAGCAAGAAAGCCTCTCTTACCTGAGAGGGCAGGCCGTCCAGCGCCGTATCAATCTGTTCCAGCACTTCGAGGATCAGCAGCCTGGCTTCCGGGGAGGGGTGTTCCTGTTCCGGCCGGGAGGCCAGCGCTTCCAGCCAGGCCTCTTCGATTTTCTTGCGGCGATAATGGTTGGCAATCAGCCTTCGGGCAACCGTGGCGAGAAAAGGGCGCGGCTGGCGAATGGACACCAGATCGGGGCTGACCAGGATCTTAATAAAGGTATCCTGGGTCAGATCCTGCGCTTGTTCCGGGCAGCCGACCTTATTGCGCAGCCAGTGGTAAAGCCAGCGCTGATGATCGCAGTAAAGCTTCTGCGCAACCAGTTGGGAACGGGACATGACGTGACTCACCATCGATCGGTATCAGGGCGTGATTATTTATTAAATGATAATCATTATTATTTTCATTTCCGTGTTTTTATGTCAAGAGATTGCGAAGTATTAATCTATTTTTGCCCGGGGCATGGGCGATGGAAAAGCAGCGCCTGGGCTGGCGCTGCGGGTAACACATCAGAATTTCTGCGAAATACTCAGCTTGATGTTGCGGCCGATACCGGAGACGGATTCGCCCAGGTACGGGTAGTAGTCGGTGTTAAACAGGTTATCAACGGCAATGCGGGCCTCCATGCCTTTCACCTGCTCCGGCTGCCAGCTAGCAAACAGGCCCTGCAGCGCGTAGCCGCTGGTTTTTGGCAGCGCCCAGATGCCCGCTAACGGATCGCCATCCTTCGGAGAACGGTCCTGTTTACGCGCCATGTCCATAGTCCAGCCGAACGTCATATTCCACTCCGGGGCTTTTACGCCCAGCGTGGTGTGCGCGGTGACGGGCGGAATTTCTGCAAGCCAGGTTTTGTTGCCCCACGGGTCGCGCGGTGAAGCGTCGCGCTGGCCACGAATAGTGGAGAACGACAGGCTGCCGAACAGGCGGCGGCTGTCGTAAAACGATTCGATTTCCAGCCCCTGAATGGTGTATCCCGGCAGGTTGCGGTAGTTCGACAGCGGGGAGCCGCAGTTAGCGCCACTTTTCACCGACTGTGCGCCGCACAGCACGCCGCGGCGGTAGAAAATTTCGTCCTTGCCGCGGTTGCGGAATAGCGTGGTGCGGATTTGCACGCTGTCGTCGTCCGCGAGCAGATTATTGAAGTCCAGGATCATCCCGCCGCGAACGCTGTTGATGGTTTCCACCTTCAGGTCGCGGCTTGAGCCGGAAACGTTAGACAGCGCGTACTGCACGGTGTACTGCTCATCAATGGTTGGCGCCCGCCATGTTCGGGTGACATCGGCAAACAGCGACATATTCGGCGTGGCTTTCCAGACCAGCCCAAGCGCAGGCGTAAAGCCGTGATAACTTTTGCTGCTGTAGTTGTGGCCGACTTTAGGATCGCTGCTGTTGTACATCGGGGCGATGTTTGGCTCGCCGGTGTTAGTGACGCTGTCGTAGCGCACGCCCGGCGTCAAGGTGACGCTGCCGAGCGTCATACTGTCCTGCACATACAGGCCGCGCGTTTGCTGCTCCCCGGCCGGCATGTAGTAGGGCTGGAAATAGCCGTAGTTGTAGGCCGCGTTCTTCTTGTAGCTAGGGTAGTACATCAGCGCATCGCGTTGATTTTTATGCCAGCTGGCGCCGATTTCCAGCAGGTGATCCACCGGCCCGGTGCTGAATCGGCTCTTGTTATTGATCTCCACCAGATTGTCTTTGTAGTCCACCCAGCTCTCATTGCCGAGCGAGCCCAGGAAGCTGGAGGCGCCTGCGGAGTCGGGGCGGGTATCGTGCTGTTTGGTTTTGGAATATGCGTAGCTCAGCGTCAAATCCAGCCACGGCTGGTCTGCCGGAGCCAGGTTCCACTTCACGGAGTAGTTTTCGTCGGTCTGATCGCGATACACCAGCTTTCTGCGCCAGGCTTCATCTAACCCGTATCTATCAACCTCGGCCTGGCTCGGGGCGGCGATTTCGTCCCGCTTAGCGGCGAAGGGCTGCCAGCCGGTGGATGCCGAGTGCATGGCCGAAAGCGTCAGCGTCTGTGCGTCGGTCAGATAGAGGTTGGTTTTGGCCAGCCAGGTGCCCTGTCGGTTGGCGGAATAGTCGAAATGGGTGCCGTCCGGGCGGGTAATGTTGCCGCCGTCGCGTTTGCTGGCGTAGATCATGCCGTCGGCAAAACCTTCCGGCGTTTTGCCATACAGAGCACCGCTGTAGATATTCTGATTATCGTTGGTGTGGAAGCCGTATTTCAGCATGCCGCCAAAGTTTTCACCGGGCAGCAGGAGGTCGGCCGCGTCTTTGGTGACGATTTTAATGCTGCCGCCGAAGCCGCCGTTGCCGTTGGCGAGGTTAAACGGGCCCTTATCGACGTCGATCTGCTTGATAAGCTCCGGCTCGATAAACACTGACCCCTGGCGATACTTCTCAAACCCTTTCGGCGCGCCATCCAGCGTCACTTTGATATCTTCCATGCCGCCCATGCCCCAGATATTCAGGCTCTGCCCGCCCGGGCGAGGTGAACCGGCGGAAGAAACACCCGGCAGCTTATCCAGCAGGGCAGCGACGTTATCGGCCTGAATACGCTCGATATTTTCTTTTTTAAGCGTTGAGCGCCCGGCAACGACGCTGTCATCCAGCCCGCTGACTACGGAAAGCTCCGGGACGATAATCGGGGCGGCTTCGGAGGAGGGGGCTGCCAGGGAAACAAGCCGATAGCTGTTGTCGTCCCGCACCGCTTTCAGGCCGCTGCCTGCCAGCAGATGATCAAAGGCACTTTGGACGGAATAGGTTCCCTTGAGACCGGAGGTCGTTTTGTTTGACGTTTGATCCGGGGTGAAGACCAGCATCACGTTGGCGTCATTCGCCAGCGTTTGCAGGGCGCCGCTCAACGGCCCGGCAGGCACGGAAAATGGCTGGCTGGCGGCTGAGCTGGCTTCTGCCGCCCAGGAGACTGTCGGTAAACCGGTTGCCAGCGCCAGCAGGCCAGATAAGGCAATGCCAGACGCAAGCGGGGCGCGAAGGAGCGGTGCAGGCTGGCTCGCGTCGGAAATGGCCGTAGCCTTTCCGTTATTTTTTATCGTCATGATGTATCCCTGAAGGTGAGTCACAAGAAGTACTGCTTCAGAGAGGTCACGCGAAACGGGAAATCAGGCAGAAAAATTTTTAAATTAAGAGCTGGGGCCGTTTCCCGCTGACAGATTGCGCAGAACAGGAAGTCAACCCGAGGGGCTGGAGCATAGCACTTCATTCAGGCGCTGCACGGCGC
This region of Cedecea lapagei genomic DNA includes:
- a CDS encoding sigma-70 family RNA polymerase sigma factor, translating into MSRSQLVAQKLYCDHQRWLYHWLRNKVGCPEQAQDLTQDTFIKILVSPDLVSIRQPRPFLATVARRLIANHYRRKKIEEAWLEALASRPEQEHPSPEARLLILEVLEQIDTALDGLPSQVREAFLLAHLQGMRYCDIAERLRVSSSSVKQYLQRANLHCFFAIN
- a CDS encoding TonB-dependent receptor, producing MTIKNNGKATAISDASQPAPLLRAPLASGIALSGLLALATGLPTVSWAAEASSAASQPFSVPAGPLSGALQTLANDANVMLVFTPDQTSNKTTSGLKGTYSVQSAFDHLLAGSGLKAVRDDNSYRLVSLAAPSSEAAPIIVPELSVVSGLDDSVVAGRSTLKKENIERIQADNVAALLDKLPGVSSAGSPRPGGQSLNIWGMGGMEDIKVTLDGAPKGFEKYRQGSVFIEPELIKQIDVDKGPFNLANGNGGFGGSIKIVTKDAADLLLPGENFGGMLKYGFHTNDNQNIYSGALYGKTPEGFADGMIYASKRDGGNITRPDGTHFDYSANRQGTWLAKTNLYLTDAQTLTLSAMHSASTGWQPFAAKRDEIAAPSQAEVDRYGLDEAWRRKLVYRDQTDENYSVKWNLAPADQPWLDLTLSYAYSKTKQHDTRPDSAGASSFLGSLGNESWVDYKDNLVEINNKSRFSTGPVDHLLEIGASWHKNQRDALMYYPSYKKNAAYNYGYFQPYYMPAGEQQTRGLYVQDSMTLGSVTLTPGVRYDSVTNTGEPNIAPMYNSSDPKVGHNYSSKSYHGFTPALGLVWKATPNMSLFADVTRTWRAPTIDEQYTVQYALSNVSGSSRDLKVETINSVRGGMILDFNNLLADDDSVQIRTTLFRNRGKDEIFYRRGVLCGAQSVKSGANCGSPLSNYRNLPGYTIQGLEIESFYDSRRLFGSLSFSTIRGQRDASPRDPWGNKTWLAEIPPVTAHTTLGVKAPEWNMTFGWTMDMARKQDRSPKDGDPLAGIWALPKTSGYALQGLFASWQPEQVKGMEARIAVDNLFNTDYYPYLGESVSGIGRNIKLSISQKF